A DNA window from Hyphomicrobiales bacterium contains the following coding sequences:
- a CDS encoding cytochrome c biogenesis protein CcdA has translation MDLSSLGIDLSDVTIWAALLGGFISFISPCVLPLVPPYLCYMAGVSLDQLTGEEESPRSQAYISFVSLCFVLGFTTVFVALGTGASFIGQFLLKHQVIMSQISGVVIIIMGLHFLGVFRFAFMYKEARADSTHVSSGPLGSYVMGLAFAFGWTPCIGPILAAILAVAGAEASASKGALLLGAYSIGIGVPFMLAALFAKPFLSFMNRFKKHLGSVEKLMGGLLVATGVLFITGSMTLIANYLIEFFPALATIG, from the coding sequence ATGGATCTTTCCTCATTAGGCATAGACCTTAGTGATGTTACAATATGGGCAGCACTATTGGGTGGTTTTATCTCTTTTATCTCGCCCTGCGTTTTGCCGCTCGTACCGCCGTATCTTTGCTATATGGCAGGCGTGTCGTTGGATCAGCTTACAGGTGAGGAAGAATCACCGCGTTCGCAGGCTTATATTTCCTTTGTGTCGCTGTGCTTCGTACTCGGCTTCACAACGGTGTTTGTAGCCCTTGGCACAGGTGCGTCGTTCATTGGCCAGTTCTTGCTGAAGCACCAAGTCATTATGTCTCAGATATCTGGTGTTGTGATCATCATCATGGGGCTGCACTTCCTCGGCGTCTTCCGGTTTGCCTTTATGTATAAAGAAGCCCGCGCTGATTCGACCCACGTCTCCTCTGGACCGTTGGGTTCTTATGTGATGGGCCTTGCCTTTGCCTTTGGCTGGACCCCCTGCATCGGGCCTATCTTAGCTGCAATCCTCGCGGTTGCAGGCGCTGAAGCGAGCGCGTCTAAAGGCGCGTTGCTGCTGGGCGCTTATTCAATTGGGATTGGTGTGCCGTTTATGCTGGCAGCCCTCTTTGCTAAGCCGTTCTTGTCTTTCATGAACCGATTTAAGAAACATCTTGGGTCAGTTGAAAAACTAATGGGCGGTCTATTGGTTGCAACTGGTGTGTTATTCATCACCGGATCAATGACCTTGATCGCAAATTACTTGATCGAGTTTTTCCCAGCGCTCGCAACCATCGGCTAG
- a CDS encoding FliM/FliN family flagellar motor switch protein: MSEELISAGSVSEKPQDTPIDDVVIALDVVLGETEMALHELFRLGRGAVIALDSTEDDDVRILAGDTQIASGQLRLNGEQIEVTVSENQLRGQVYRAPSDKFVKPPETAG, from the coding sequence TTGTCAGAAGAGTTAATATCAGCAGGTAGCGTAAGCGAAAAGCCTCAAGATACGCCAATTGATGATGTCGTCATTGCTCTTGATGTTGTTTTAGGCGAAACCGAAATGGCTTTGCACGAATTGTTCCGTCTTGGGCGAGGGGCAGTGATTGCTCTTGATTCCACGGAAGATGACGATGTTCGCATTCTTGCGGGTGACACTCAAATTGCAAGCGGTCAACTGCGTCTCAACGGCGAACAGATCGAAGTAACGGTGAGTGAGAATCAATTGCGCGGCCAAGTTTATCGCGCGCCATCTGATAAGTTCGTCAAACCACCCGAAACGGCTGGATAA
- the lipB gene encoding lipoyl(octanoyl) transferase LipB produces MNQSRTICERPLFFPSANQQPVEWLISDGVSDYETALTAMENRAQQIADGTANECVWLLEHPPLYTAGTSADSKDLVSPDRFPVHQTGRGGQYTYHGPGQRVAYVMLDLKTRAQDVRLYVQALEQWLIDTLDAFNIKGERREDRVGVWVSRPERPRSIDGSMAEDKIAALGIRLRKWVSFHGVSLNVSPDLSHFEGIIACGVQDHGVTSFEDLGYLLPMSDIDVAMKQAFEQTFGPVGETTAIQTP; encoded by the coding sequence ATGAATCAAAGCAGAACTATTTGCGAAAGACCGCTATTTTTTCCTAGCGCCAATCAACAACCGGTTGAATGGCTTATTTCTGATGGGGTGAGCGACTACGAAACGGCCCTGACCGCGATGGAAAATCGCGCGCAACAGATCGCCGATGGAACCGCCAATGAATGTGTATGGTTATTAGAGCATCCGCCGCTATACACCGCAGGCACCAGCGCAGATAGCAAAGATCTTGTTAGTCCAGATCGCTTTCCAGTGCACCAAACAGGACGTGGCGGCCAGTATACCTATCATGGACCCGGACAACGCGTTGCTTATGTCATGCTAGACCTTAAGACCCGCGCCCAAGATGTGCGCCTTTATGTGCAAGCGCTGGAACAATGGCTGATTGATACTCTCGATGCTTTCAACATTAAAGGTGAGCGCCGTGAGGATCGGGTTGGGGTTTGGGTGTCACGGCCAGAACGGCCCCGCTCTATCGATGGCAGTATGGCAGAAGACAAGATTGCAGCACTCGGCATTCGCCTGCGTAAATGGGTAAGCTTCCATGGGGTTAGCCTAAATGTCAGCCCCGATCTATCACACTTTGAAGGGATCATAGCCTGCGGCGTGCAAGATCACGGCGTCACCAGCTTTGAAGACCTTGGTTATTTGCTACCGATGAGTGACATCGACGTGGCGATGAAACAGGCGTTTGAACAGACGTTTGGCCCTGTTGGGGAAACGACTGCTATTCAAACTCCATAA
- a CDS encoding acetyl/propionyl/methylcrotonyl-CoA carboxylase subunit alpha, with protein MFDKILIANRGEIACRVMKTASLMGIKTVAVYSDADARAPHVLMADEAVNIGPPTASESYLVIDKIIDACKQTGAQAVHPGYGFLSENPVFAKALDKEGIAFIGPNIRAIEVMGDKIESKKFANAANVSTVPGYLGEIESPEEALKIAEDIGFPVMIKASAGGGGKGMRIARSASEVPEGYQLAKSEAKNSFGDDRVFIEKYVEEPRHIEIQVLGDKHGNAIYLGERECSIQRRNQKVIEEAPSAFLDEATRRAMGEQSVALAKAVDYESAGTVEFIVDKDRNFYFLEMNTRLQVEHPVTEMITGVDLVEQMIRVAHGEKLALAQEDITLNGWAIESRIYAEDPFRNFLPSIGRLTTYRPPEEGDFDGITIRNDTGVTEGSEISMFYDPMIAKLCTHAATREEATLAMSEALDQFIVEGIQHNVPFLSALMAHPKWMSGDISTNFIAAEYPEGFEGVEADDVTQEAFVAATLAIGLLQRVRTDNLGNRLRPHNGALNPNWVAMLGRDAHPVILAGFEQDEDTIIEAVLYEGEDPITIVTNWEAGEKLFTAQIDGRIVNLQVNQTGSVIELSQRGSTVKARLMRPQDAALMGHMPIKLPPDTSKLLLCPMPGLVVSIVVEEGQTVQAGETLASVEAMKMENVLRAEQDVVISKINAEVGESLAVDAVIMEFE; from the coding sequence ATGTTCGATAAGATACTCATTGCAAACCGTGGCGAAATCGCTTGTCGTGTTATGAAGACGGCGAGCCTCATGGGCATTAAAACGGTTGCTGTTTATTCTGATGCTGACGCGCGTGCTCCCCATGTCTTGATGGCAGATGAAGCGGTCAACATCGGTCCGCCCACAGCGTCTGAATCCTATTTGGTGATCGACAAAATTATCGATGCTTGCAAACAGACCGGCGCTCAAGCGGTTCACCCCGGTTATGGCTTCCTCTCCGAAAATCCAGTATTCGCGAAAGCACTCGACAAAGAGGGCATTGCTTTTATCGGTCCTAATATCCGCGCCATTGAGGTGATGGGTGACAAAATTGAATCCAAGAAGTTCGCCAATGCTGCGAATGTCAGCACCGTGCCAGGTTATCTCGGCGAGATTGAAAGCCCTGAAGAAGCGCTGAAAATTGCTGAAGACATCGGCTTTCCCGTGATGATCAAAGCATCAGCTGGCGGCGGCGGCAAGGGTATGCGTATTGCTCGTTCTGCCTCCGAGGTTCCCGAAGGCTACCAGCTTGCAAAGTCTGAAGCTAAAAACTCTTTCGGTGATGATCGCGTCTTCATCGAAAAATATGTCGAAGAACCACGCCATATTGAAATTCAGGTTCTAGGCGATAAGCACGGCAATGCGATCTATTTGGGTGAGCGTGAGTGTTCTATCCAGCGCCGCAATCAAAAAGTTATCGAAGAAGCACCATCAGCCTTCTTGGACGAAGCAACCCGCCGCGCTATGGGCGAGCAGTCTGTGGCTCTTGCTAAAGCAGTTGATTATGAAAGTGCCGGCACGGTTGAGTTCATCGTTGATAAGGACAGAAACTTTTACTTCCTTGAGATGAACACCCGCCTTCAGGTCGAGCACCCAGTGACCGAGATGATTACAGGCGTTGATCTGGTTGAGCAGATGATTCGTGTTGCGCATGGTGAAAAGCTGGCGCTGGCGCAAGAAGACATCACGCTAAATGGTTGGGCGATTGAAAGCCGCATTTATGCCGAAGACCCATTCCGTAACTTCTTGCCATCCATTGGACGCCTAACAACCTACCGACCGCCAGAAGAAGGCGATTTTGACGGGATTACTATCCGAAACGATACAGGTGTGACCGAAGGTTCGGAAATCTCAATGTTTTACGATCCGATGATCGCAAAACTCTGCACCCATGCCGCAACGCGGGAAGAGGCAACGCTTGCCATGAGCGAGGCGCTTGATCAATTCATCGTTGAAGGCATTCAGCACAATGTGCCATTCCTCTCAGCGCTAATGGCTCACCCAAAATGGATGAGCGGCGATATTTCCACAAACTTCATCGCTGCCGAGTACCCAGAGGGCTTTGAAGGCGTTGAAGCGGATGATGTGACACAAGAAGCCTTTGTGGCTGCAACGCTTGCAATTGGCCTTCTACAGCGCGTTAGAACCGATAATCTCGGCAATCGCCTACGACCGCACAATGGCGCGCTGAACCCCAACTGGGTGGCAATGTTGGGCCGTGATGCCCATCCAGTCATCTTGGCAGGCTTCGAACAAGACGAAGACACCATCATTGAAGCCGTTTTGTATGAAGGGGAAGACCCGATCACCATCGTGACAAATTGGGAAGCAGGAGAAAAACTATTCACCGCCCAAATTGATGGCCGTATTGTGAATTTGCAAGTTAATCAGACTGGTAGCGTTATTGAACTCAGCCAGCGCGGTTCTACGGTTAAGGCTCGCTTGATGCGCCCGCAAGATGCGGCATTGATGGGGCACATGCCGATCAAACTACCACCGGATACGTCGAAACTACTTCTATGCCCTATGCCGGGCTTGGTTGTTTCCATTGTTGTGGAAGAAGGCCAAACTGTGCAGGCAGGCGAGACGCTTGCGAGCGTTGAAGCCATGAAAATGGAAAACGTATTGCGCGCAGAGCAAGACGTTGTGATTTCTAAAATCAATGCAGAGGTAGGCGAGAGCCTCGCCGTTGATGCGGTGATTATGGAGTTTGAATAG
- a CDS encoding DMT family transporter, which produces MARYDRPKAANEIVEMLPSAPQPNIILGMVLMCAAMIGAPAMDIIAKYLGTVGEVAPGVVTFGRFVVQAVILFALMLLLVATSRRKRIWPKNIAVNLLRGAMMGMAAFLFFTAVTFMPVADAIAIFFVEPFILTIFSALLLGETVGWRRRIAVLVGFGGALLIIQPSFQELGAVAFLPVVTAFIFALYLILTRKYAGQDDPFSMQLTAGVGGALTMLIALIVGGNMLGIDPLVATWPQTTFTWSLVVALGLLGTASHLLIVFAFARAPASILAPFQYIEIVSGTILGYVVFRDFPDLIKWVGISIIVGSGIYIFWREAMISKSEGKS; this is translated from the coding sequence ATGGCTCGCTACGACCGCCCAAAAGCTGCGAATGAGATTGTGGAGATGTTACCATCTGCTCCGCAACCGAATATCATTCTCGGCATGGTCTTAATGTGTGCTGCCATGATTGGCGCACCTGCCATGGATATCATCGCTAAGTATTTAGGTACGGTGGGCGAGGTGGCACCTGGTGTCGTGACTTTTGGCCGTTTCGTGGTGCAAGCGGTTATCTTGTTTGCCTTGATGTTGTTATTGGTTGCAACCTCCCGCAGAAAGCGCATTTGGCCGAAGAACATCGCCGTCAACTTGCTACGTGGCGCGATGATGGGGATGGCCGCCTTCCTGTTTTTTACTGCCGTCACCTTCATGCCCGTGGCTGATGCGATTGCGATCTTCTTTGTTGAGCCGTTCATTTTGACAATCTTCTCAGCGCTCTTGTTGGGTGAAACTGTGGGTTGGCGTCGACGCATTGCAGTCTTAGTCGGCTTTGGCGGTGCGCTGTTGATTATCCAGCCAAGTTTCCAAGAACTTGGTGCCGTGGCGTTTCTACCTGTTGTCACAGCCTTTATCTTTGCGCTCTATCTCATTTTAACCCGCAAATATGCAGGGCAGGATGATCCGTTTTCCATGCAACTAACGGCTGGTGTCGGTGGTGCATTGACGATGCTGATTGCGCTCATCGTTGGCGGCAACATGCTAGGCATTGATCCGTTGGTCGCCACATGGCCTCAAACCACCTTCACATGGTCTCTCGTCGTCGCTTTAGGGTTGCTTGGTACCGCGAGCCATCTGTTGATCGTTTTCGCCTTCGCGCGTGCTCCAGCCAGTATTTTAGCCCCGTTCCAATATATCGAGATCGTCAGCGGCACGATCCTTGGTTATGTGGTGTTCCGTGATTTTCCTGATCTCATCAAATGGGTTGGTATTTCAATCATCGTTGGATCAGGCATTTATATCTTTTGGCGTGAGGCAATGATCTCAAAATCAGAAGGGAAGTCGTGA
- a CDS encoding acyl-CoA carboxylase subunit beta — protein sequence MRDIIDELKDRRELALKGGGDKRIDRQHERGKLTARERIDVLLDEGSFEEFGMFVQHRATDFGMADNKIPGDGVVTGWGTVNGRKIFVFAKDFTIFGGSLSEAHAEKICKLQDMALRNRAPIIGLMDAGGARIQEGVAALGGYAEVFQRNVLASGVIPQISMIMGPCAGGDVYSPAMTDFIFMVRDTSYMYVTGPDVVKTVTNETVTHEELGGASIHTTKSSIADGAFDNDIDALIELRRFIDFLPLSNTDDVPVLETSDAYDRVDESLDTLIPDSANKPYDVKELIHKIVDEGDFFELQASFAANIVTGFGRMEGKTVGFVANQPMVLAGVLDSDASRKAARFVRFCDCFGIPIVTLVDVPGFLPGTAQEYGGLIKHGAKLLFAYAEATVPKVTVITRKAFGGAYDVMASKHLRGDINYAWPSAQIAVMGAKGAVEIIHRQHIGDDEKIEELTQEYEERFLSPFVAAERGYVDEVIFPRSTRKRVSRALQMLRDKDLQNPWKKHDNIPL from the coding sequence TTGCGCGATATTATTGACGAGTTAAAGGACCGCCGTGAATTGGCCCTTAAGGGCGGCGGCGATAAGCGTATTGATCGCCAACATGAACGCGGCAAACTGACGGCACGCGAACGCATTGATGTGCTGCTTGACGAAGGCTCGTTTGAAGAATTCGGCATGTTTGTCCAACACCGCGCCACAGACTTTGGTATGGCTGATAACAAGATACCCGGCGACGGTGTTGTGACCGGTTGGGGCACTGTTAATGGCCGCAAGATTTTCGTCTTTGCAAAAGATTTCACTATTTTTGGTGGCTCGCTGTCTGAAGCTCATGCAGAGAAAATTTGTAAGCTGCAAGACATGGCTTTGCGCAATCGTGCGCCGATCATTGGTTTGATGGATGCAGGCGGTGCCCGTATTCAAGAAGGCGTTGCAGCCCTTGGTGGATATGCGGAAGTCTTCCAGCGCAATGTGTTGGCTTCTGGCGTTATCCCGCAGATTTCTATGATCATGGGCCCATGTGCGGGTGGTGACGTTTATTCACCTGCGATGACTGATTTCATCTTCATGGTGCGTGATACTAGCTACATGTATGTAACTGGCCCTGATGTGGTGAAGACGGTGACGAATGAAACCGTGACCCATGAAGAACTCGGCGGTGCCTCTATTCACACCACCAAGTCATCTATCGCAGACGGTGCTTTTGACAACGATATTGACGCGCTGATTGAGCTGCGCCGTTTCATCGACTTCTTGCCACTATCAAACACGGACGATGTGCCTGTGTTGGAAACAAGCGACGCTTATGACCGCGTTGATGAATCGCTTGATACGTTGATCCCAGATAGCGCGAACAAGCCTTATGACGTAAAAGAGCTGATCCATAAGATTGTGGACGAGGGCGACTTCTTTGAGCTTCAAGCAAGCTTTGCCGCCAATATCGTTACGGGGTTTGGTCGCATGGAAGGCAAGACGGTTGGTTTCGTTGCAAATCAGCCCATGGTGCTTGCAGGTGTTCTGGATAGTGATGCCAGCCGGAAAGCTGCGCGGTTCGTTCGTTTCTGCGATTGTTTTGGTATTCCAATTGTCACCCTTGTTGATGTGCCGGGCTTCTTGCCGGGTACAGCGCAAGAATATGGCGGCTTAATCAAGCACGGCGCGAAACTCTTGTTTGCTTATGCAGAAGCAACAGTACCGAAAGTGACTGTGATTACGCGTAAAGCCTTTGGTGGTGCTTACGACGTGATGGCCTCTAAGCATTTGCGCGGTGACATCAATTATGCATGGCCGTCGGCGCAAATCGCGGTTATGGGCGCAAAGGGTGCCGTTGAGATTATCCATCGTCAGCATATTGGTGATGATGAGAAGATCGAAGAATTGACCCAAGAATATGAGGAGCGTTTCCTCTCACCATTCGTTGCTGCCGAGCGCGGCTATGTGGATGAGGTGATTTTCCCACGTTCCACCCGAAAACGCGTTTCTCGTGCGTTGCAAATGTTGCGTGACAAGGATTTGCAAAATCCTTGGAAGAAGCACGACAATATTCCGCTCTAA
- the der gene encoding ribosome biogenesis GTPase Der, translating to MSFTVAIVGRPNVGKSTLFNRLVGRKLALVDDTPGVTRDRREGDGKLGDLTFTIIDTAGLEDATDDSLEARMRQQTEAAIEDADVCLFMMDVRAGVTPIDAHFGSLLRKSSKPVILLANKSEGRGEMGAYEAFSLGLGDPVAISAEHGEGLGSLYDALRPFVDDAEVEEAAELAANSDWQDDEIGEFDETIKYDREKPMKIAVVGRPNAGKSTLINTLLGEDRLLTGPEAGITRDSISIDWEWEGRRLKLFDTAGIRKKAKVNAKLEKLSVADGLRAIRFAEVVVVTLDATMPFEKQDLQIAALVIREGRSLVIALNKWDLIEDRHQTMLDLREKCERLLPQVRGVPMVPMSGQTGYNLEKLLKAVTETHEVWNTRLSTSRLNRWFDNITQYHPPPAVAGRRVKLRYITQAKTRPPTFVVFCTRADAVPESYKRYLLNAIREDFEIPGVPLRLIMREGNNPYAPKKKKVY from the coding sequence ATGTCGTTTACCGTCGCAATTGTCGGTCGCCCCAATGTTGGCAAGTCCACCCTGTTTAACAGACTGGTTGGGCGCAAACTCGCTCTCGTGGATGATACACCAGGTGTTACACGCGATCGCCGTGAAGGTGATGGCAAGCTTGGTGATCTCACCTTCACGATCATAGATACAGCCGGACTTGAAGACGCAACCGATGACAGCCTAGAAGCACGCATGCGCCAACAAACCGAGGCAGCGATTGAAGACGCTGATGTTTGTTTGTTCATGATGGATGTACGGGCAGGGGTTACCCCCATTGATGCGCATTTTGGATCGCTCCTACGTAAATCATCAAAGCCCGTTATTCTGCTTGCGAATAAATCAGAAGGCCGTGGTGAGATGGGTGCTTATGAAGCCTTTTCACTTGGCCTTGGTGATCCGGTTGCGATTTCTGCTGAACACGGCGAGGGGCTCGGTTCGCTTTACGATGCTTTGCGCCCATTCGTTGATGACGCTGAAGTTGAAGAAGCCGCAGAACTTGCTGCCAATTCAGATTGGCAAGATGATGAAATAGGCGAGTTCGACGAAACTATCAAATATGACCGCGAAAAGCCGATGAAGATCGCCGTGGTTGGACGTCCGAATGCGGGTAAGTCGACACTCATCAATACGTTACTTGGCGAAGATAGACTGCTGACAGGTCCAGAAGCAGGCATCACCCGCGATTCCATCTCAATCGATTGGGAATGGGAAGGCCGTCGCCTTAAGCTGTTTGATACCGCTGGTATCCGCAAAAAAGCCAAAGTGAACGCGAAGCTAGAAAAGCTTTCCGTTGCCGATGGCCTGCGCGCTATTCGATTTGCGGAAGTTGTTGTTGTCACGCTTGACGCCACGATGCCTTTTGAAAAGCAAGATTTGCAGATTGCCGCTTTGGTGATCCGTGAAGGGCGATCCCTCGTGATTGCGCTTAACAAATGGGACCTCATCGAAGATCGCCACCAGACCATGCTTGATCTGCGTGAAAAATGCGAACGTCTGCTGCCACAAGTGCGCGGTGTTCCGATGGTGCCGATGTCTGGTCAAACAGGTTATAACCTTGAAAAGCTTTTGAAGGCGGTAACCGAGACCCACGAAGTTTGGAACACCAGACTTTCAACGTCTCGGCTTAATCGTTGGTTCGACAATATCACGCAGTATCACCCACCTCCCGCCGTTGCTGGTCGTCGGGTTAAGCTGCGCTATATCACGCAGGCAAAAACACGCCCGCCGACATTCGTGGTGTTTTGTACCCGTGCGGATGCGGTGCCAGAATCTTACAAGCGCTATTTGTTGAATGCGATTCGTGAGGATTTTGAGATCCCAGGTGTGCCCCTTCGGCTGATTATGCGTGAAGGTAACAACCCTTACGCTCCAAAGAAAAAAAAGGTTTACTAG
- a CDS encoding PQQ-binding-like beta-propeller repeat protein, giving the protein MSMAPFGSVGGNHAWRLNTLSMVIACVALTGCVAKQAAPDIAALNPDLETPVAKSADTKVVSNDKELAPDASTATASETKSPKPLAYQFVAKASFDLPALNQEFPSTYGFSGNNIDHLLLGGGASWQSQPTKKAGQVTTPLVLNAGRLFYGDDKGGLHAVSASNGASLWTVRLSDGKIHQPIATLFADQNVLYAATKNGHVIAVSVKDGAILWKKKITGSGDGSIKGALRSLGKTLLLQMGNDQLITLSKDKAEAGWRYKSTHPISSLAVSNGSIQLLDNKNSFLRLDADTGKQKTKNEVSAVVEANQLIATTDDLIISGKNGLTRYTPRRTKILWNQKNGVEGRIIASGDAVFSTGIDNALRAFKRTNGKLNWRSKLPEIKTNGTATRWSRPILAGGRLHLASNTGYVASFNADDGKLILLRNINAPINSAPIVASGRLYIIAANGKVFRL; this is encoded by the coding sequence ATGTCGATGGCACCATTTGGGTCAGTTGGCGGTAATCACGCGTGGCGTTTAAATACGCTGAGTATGGTGATTGCGTGTGTTGCTCTCACAGGCTGTGTGGCCAAGCAAGCAGCACCCGACATCGCAGCCCTTAATCCCGATCTAGAAACACCAGTGGCGAAGTCGGCAGATACCAAGGTGGTGTCTAATGATAAAGAATTGGCCCCTGATGCGAGCACGGCCACAGCGTCCGAAACGAAATCACCCAAGCCGCTCGCGTATCAATTTGTGGCAAAGGCAAGCTTTGATTTGCCCGCACTCAATCAAGAGTTTCCCAGTACCTATGGGTTTAGCGGCAATAATATAGACCATCTATTGCTAGGCGGCGGTGCATCGTGGCAATCGCAACCAACGAAGAAGGCAGGGCAGGTTACGACGCCGCTGGTTTTGAATGCTGGGCGCCTATTTTATGGCGATGACAAAGGCGGTCTTCATGCGGTTTCTGCAAGCAATGGGGCGTCGTTATGGACTGTTCGCTTGTCGGACGGGAAGATACATCAACCAATCGCGACATTATTTGCCGATCAAAATGTACTTTATGCGGCAACGAAAAATGGGCATGTCATTGCTGTATCTGTAAAAGACGGCGCCATTCTTTGGAAGAAGAAAATAACTGGAAGTGGCGACGGTTCAATTAAGGGCGCATTGCGTTCATTGGGCAAGACGCTGCTCCTTCAAATGGGGAATGATCAGCTGATCACCTTGTCAAAAGATAAGGCGGAAGCCGGATGGCGCTATAAATCTACCCATCCCATCAGCTCTTTGGCGGTCTCTAATGGATCAATCCAATTGCTCGATAACAAGAATAGCTTTTTACGGTTAGACGCTGACACAGGAAAACAGAAAACCAAGAACGAGGTTTCTGCCGTAGTTGAAGCTAATCAGCTTATTGCCACGACCGACGATCTTATTATTTCTGGCAAAAATGGTCTTACTCGCTACACACCTCGGCGCACTAAAATATTGTGGAACCAGAAAAACGGGGTTGAGGGGCGGATCATTGCTTCGGGCGATGCGGTCTTTTCGACGGGCATAGACAACGCGTTGCGCGCCTTTAAACGTACAAATGGTAAGCTCAATTGGCGGTCAAAATTGCCAGAAATCAAGACGAATGGCACGGCAACACGCTGGAGCAGGCCAATATTGGCGGGTGGGCGCTTGCATCTTGCTAGCAATACAGGCTATGTCGCGTCATTCAATGCCGATGACGGTAAGCTAATTTTGTTGCGCAACATCAATGCGCCCATTAATTCAGCGCCGATTGTGGCAAGTGGTAGGCTTTATATCATAGCGGCTAATGGCAAGGTGTTTCGACTTTGA
- a CDS encoding tetratricopeptide repeat protein, producing the protein MSDFFREVDEELRNDRMKAVWTNYGKIIIGVAVLLIAATAGYRYYLHWQEQQAGAAGDQYLQALDLANDGDRAGARKILDNLAQDGWGGYPILAGLRSATTLIAEGKTKEGIDALDALSTNSALSGDLQDYARVQAAMAAVDIESFDQIVTRTGGLLGPESAWSNFAREARALAAWKAGNLEEAAKWVQELKSNDELPQGMRSRIQIIEDLIISRGGKLPSTSDS; encoded by the coding sequence ATGTCAGATTTTTTTCGTGAAGTAGATGAAGAGCTTCGCAATGACCGAATGAAAGCCGTTTGGACGAACTACGGCAAGATTATCATCGGAGTGGCCGTATTGCTTATCGCCGCGACCGCTGGCTATCGGTATTATCTACATTGGCAAGAGCAGCAGGCTGGTGCCGCTGGTGATCAATATTTGCAAGCGCTCGACCTTGCCAATGATGGTGACCGTGCAGGTGCCCGCAAGATTTTGGACAATTTGGCACAAGATGGATGGGGCGGTTACCCGATCCTTGCTGGCCTTCGTTCTGCAACGACTTTGATTGCTGAAGGAAAAACCAAAGAAGGCATTGATGCCCTCGATGCTCTTTCAACGAACAGCGCATTGTCAGGCGACCTACAAGACTATGCCAGGGTACAGGCCGCAATGGCAGCCGTGGATATTGAGAGCTTTGATCAAATTGTTACACGTACCGGTGGCCTGCTTGGTCCAGAGAGCGCATGGAGCAATTTTGCGCGGGAAGCACGCGCCTTGGCTGCTTGGAAAGCTGGCAATTTAGAAGAAGCGGCTAAATGGGTGCAAGAGTTGAAATCAAATGATGAACTGCCGCAGGGCATGCGTTCGCGTATACAGATCATTGAGGATCTGATCATTTCGCGCGGCGGTAAGCTTCCATCAACTTCCGATTCGTAG
- the panB gene encoding 3-methyl-2-oxobutanoate hydroxymethyltransferase: MSSQTETVRRKTALDILKMKGDRKIVSLTAYHAHTAGIIDSHVDFILVGDSLGMVMHGLETTIPVTVDMMILQGHAVMRGSKQALIVVDMPFGSYEESPEVAFRNAARIMKETGCGAIKLEGGALMAPTIDFLTSRGIPVMAHIGLTPQSVNTMGGFKVQGKSKDEWAIIEEDARAVSDAGAFSVVIEGVAAPLADKLTELVPIPTVGIGASANCDGQILVLEDMLGLSDWVPKFVKKFGSIKDHIEESVTSYADAVRDQSFPAAEHTYAMKKQKKDD; this comes from the coding sequence ATGTCTTCGCAAACCGAAACGGTTCGTCGCAAAACCGCGCTTGATATTCTCAAAATGAAGGGTGATCGCAAGATCGTCTCGCTGACGGCGTATCACGCGCACACGGCAGGCATTATCGACTCCCATGTGGACTTCATTCTCGTAGGCGATAGCCTCGGCATGGTGATGCATGGGCTAGAGACCACGATCCCCGTTACTGTGGATATGATGATCTTGCAGGGACATGCCGTTATGCGTGGCTCTAAGCAGGCGCTGATCGTTGTTGATATGCCATTTGGTTCTTATGAAGAAAGCCCAGAAGTCGCATTTCGAAATGCAGCGCGGATCATGAAAGAAACGGGTTGTGGTGCGATTAAATTAGAGGGTGGCGCGTTAATGGCGCCGACCATCGACTTTCTCACAAGCAGAGGCATTCCTGTGATGGCTCACATCGGCCTCACACCACAAAGCGTCAACACGATGGGCGGCTTTAAGGTCCAAGGTAAGAGCAAAGATGAATGGGCAATTATCGAAGAAGATGCGCGTGCGGTGAGTGATGCGGGCGCGTTTTCTGTTGTGATTGAGGGGGTTGCTGCACCTTTGGCGGATAAGCTGACAGAGCTTGTGCCAATCCCGACGGTTGGCATCGGCGCATCGGCGAATTGTGATGGTCAAATTCTCGTACTTGAAGATATGCTGGGCCTGTCTGATTGGGTGCCAAAGTTCGTCAAGAAATTTGGTTCAATCAAAGATCACATCGAAGAAAGCGTTACATCTTACGCAGATGCGGTTCGTGATCAGTCATTTCCAGCGGCTGAACATACCTATGCGATGAAAAAGCAAAAGAAAGACGATTGA